The genomic interval TGAATGGTGACTATTGGAAAATCGACATTTGGAAATAGAGCCGAGGGCATATACTTGTAGCTCATAAAGCCAAATATTGCCAACGTGACAACATACATAAGAGTCGCGATCGGTCTTTTTATGGCTAGTTTATACATAGAGGCTACTTTTTGGTCTCAATATAACCATCCCCAAAGAGTCCTGCGGCAAAACCCTTTACCTCAACTTCTGCGTGCAGTTTTCTACTCTGCTTGTCCACATGCGGGTAGAGTTTTGTAATGACGCCTCTATGCTCTTTCTCATCCCCGTCAACCTTGTATCTAAAGCTCTGTCCTATCTTTACATCCTGCCAATACTTCTGGTCAAACTCCAAAACAAGCTTTCTCTCCACTCTGCTTTGCAGTTTTAAAACGACCTTTGGCGCCATCTCGGTTACGACATCCCCGATCTCTACGCTCTTTTCATATACAACACCCTCAAACGGAGCGTAAAGCATACTCTTTTTATAGAGTGCCTCTCTGTATGTGAGGTTTGCTTTTGCAAGTTCAAGCGCTGTTTTTGACTTCTCATAGGCAAGAGCGTAGATATCAAACCTTGCCTCATCTATGAGATGGCGGACTTTTTGTTGTCTCTCATAATCTCTTGCGGCATACTTATACTCAACCTCTGCATTTGCCAACTCTGCTTTTGCAACATCCAAGAGCGCTTTTATATCGTCATTAGCAAGCACTGCAAGCAGATCTCCCTTTTTTACGCTGCTAGAGACCTCTGCACGCACCTCTTTTACAATTCCGCCTGCATGAAACGCCAAAGCCGCATCTTTAAGAGGCTCTACGAAAAAGTTTGCATAAACATCCTGTGCATTGAGGCTTAAGAGGCTAAAAAGCACACCAAATAATATCTTAATCACTGTATAAACTCCTCTAAATTTCTGCCGCTGTAGAAGTAGTACGCGGCATATGCTACCTGCAGATCATTTAATGAACTCTCATAAAGAGAGGTAGCATCTGTTTTAGCACTTAGTGCGTCCAGATAGATAACATAATCCACCAAACCCGCACTGTACTTCTCGTTTATGGTCTTAAATGCGCTTGATGCAGCGACCAAGGAACTTTTTGCGCTCTTTATCTTCACTTTTGCGCTCTTGATTCTCTCTTTTGAGAGCCCATAACGAAGCTTCTGCTCTTTTGACATATATTTTATCTTCTCATTCAGAGCCTTTGCATTTAGAAGCAGAGAATCTCTTTGCTCTTTTGTAGCGCTATAGTCAAAGATTCTCATATTCAGAGTAAGCATAAATACATTTTGTCTATCAATCTTTGCAAAGTGATCCTCGGCTATATCTCCATACTCATAAACCGTGTAGGTATCCTCCGCTTTTATATTTGGATAGTAGATGCTCTCGATAGCATCTGCGCTATTTTTAAGAGCTCTCTCTTTATAGATAAGCGACTTTATGGCATCTTTGGTCTCAATGTCGCTAATATCCACCTCTTTAAAGTGGGAATCATCAAAACTCTCTATCTCTCTGCCGACTTTAAGCTCCAGAGAGCTTTTACGCTCAAGGAGCTCGTAGCTGAGCGACTCTATCTCATAAAGAGCTCTCTCATAAGATGCTCTGAGCCTCTCTACGTCATCCTCTGTAGCCAGTCCCGCGCCTCGAAACTGTTTCACTCTCTCAAGCTGTTCATGCAGAGATTTTTTAGCGTCCTCTTTTGCTCTGAGGCTCGCTTGTAAAGTTAAAATGGTGTAAAAATCTCCGACTATCTCCAAAGAGAGCTCTTGTTTTAGGCTCTCTTCATCATGCAAGCTTGAAGAGAACTCATCTTTTGCTTTTTGCACTAGTGCTGATCTTGCTCCGCCGTCATAAATATCAAACTCTGCTTTGGCGTATCCTGCATAGACATCTTTTATCTGAAAAACTGTTCTGTCGCTTGTGTTTGTGTAGGAGGCACCGATATCTACGGTAGGAAGATAGCCGCTCTTTTTTGATTCGACTTCTTGGAGTTTTGATTCTTTTATATATTTTGAAGATTTTATATTGTTGTTATTTTGATAAGCATACTCTAAAATAGATTGCAGGCTCTCTGCCGCCGCAAGAAAGGGCAGCATCAAAAAGAGGAGTTTTATCATTGTACCAGCGCTACTGCATCGATCTCTACAAGTGCATTTTTTGGAAGCGTCCTAACTGCGACAGTTGAACGGGCAGGTTTGTGAGAACCAAAAGCCTGGGCATATATCTCATTGACCGTTACAAAATCATCCATTGAGTCTAAAAATATAGTCGTTTTAATGACACTCTGCATTGAAGCTCCAGCCTCTTCTAAAACTGCCTGAAGATTTTTCAGTACCTGTTTTGTCTGAATAACCACATCATTTTCAAGCATAACTCCCTCAGGAGTAAGCGCAATCTGCCCCGATGTAAAAACCATACCGTTTGCTACTACAGCTTGAGAGTATGGACCTATTGCCGATGGCGCCTTGTTTGTTTGTACGAATTTCATTATGTTATGTGTCCTTTTTATTAGTTTATTAAAGTTCCTGCAAAATTAAAACTCTTTTGCCTCTTTTACTTCATCCAAGAGTTCATAAAAGCCCTCAACGCTTCTGCCGCCGATAGTCGTCAGGATCACTTTGCCATCTTTTGTCAAAAAGTAATGTCTTGGAACAGGGGTTGTCTCAAGGTGAGAAGGAATATCGTCTATGTCTCTTGAGAGATAGATAAGTACGTAACTCTTTTTAAGCCTCTGTATCACCTCATCTTGAGATAGAACCTCTTTTTCAAACTTTTCGCAATATCTGCAATACTCAGAACCTATAAAAAGATAGATATCTTTCTTCTCCTTTTTTGCCTCTGCCAATGCTTCATCGTAATCACTCGGCCAATCAAAAGCACTAAGATTAAAGACAAACAGCATCACTAAAAGTAAATATCTCATACTATCTTACTCCCACGTATCTATTAAATTTTTAAAAACTTCATAAAGAGACTCGACCTCTTTTGCCGTCGTTCTTTCATTTACTGCATGAATTGTATCATTTATTACACCAAACTCTACAACGTCGATTCCCATCGGAGCCATGTGCCTTGCATCTGAAGTTCCGCCTGCTGTGGAGTGCTTGGGTTTAATGCCCGTTACTTTTTCTACTGCGCCATCTATATTTCTTACAAGCTTTGTATCTGTATCTGTTTTAAATGGGTATGAGCCTTGAGTGAGTTTCAGCTCATAATCCACCCCCTCAAGATTTTTAGCCACAAACTCTCTCACCTCTTTTTGCGATGTAAGCGTTGTATTTCTTACATTAAACATCAATTTGAGCTCATTTGGAGTCACGTTTGTCACCTGCATACCCGCACGTATGTCTGTGATGACAAATTTGCTCGGTGCAAAGAACTCATCTCCGTTGTCCAGATCCATTCCAGCCATATTTGAGAGTCTTGGAGCAATAAGGTCTATCGGGTTTATAGATTTCTCAGGATAGGCAGCATGTCCCTGCTTGCCCTTTATGGTTATATATCCGTTTATTGAGCCTCTGCGGCCGACTTTAATAGCATCGCCGAACTCTACCTCGCATGTAGGCTCAGCTACGACTGCGGCATCTGGAAGCATAGAGTTCTCTTTTAGGTATTTTAAGACCTCTATCGTTCCGTAAGTTCCCTCGCCCTCTTCATCTGAGGTTAAAAGTGCAGAGAGTGTTCCTTTGAAATCTTTTGTCTCTTTTAGGGCTTGAACAAATGCAGCAACACCGCTTTTCATATCCTGAGTGCCGCGTCCGTATATGTAACCGTCCTTTTCTACGGCTTCATAGGGGTTTGTATTCCAACCGTTCCCCACAGGAACTACATCTACATGTCCTGCAAAACAGAGATGTTCACCCTCACTAAATTTTTTATAAATAAAGAGGTTTTTAACGCCCTCTACATCTACACGCACAGCTTTAAAATCGTCTAAATAACTCTCAATAAAATCCAAAAGCCCGCCGTCATCAGGCGTCTCACTCTTTTGTTCTACCATGTATTTAAAAAGTTCTAATGTTTTCATATATTGCCTAATCTTTTTAACTGATCGCGAATTATACTATATGTTATTATTTTTCACACTTTGTAAATTGTAATTCCCGTTAAAGAAAAAATTGTTACTAATAGTTTTTCATAAAGCATTTTATGCTAGAATAGCAGCAAAATTATTCGAGGATCTATTTGTTATGCTAGCAGAAATCAAAGATAACCGTCAAAACTACGTTGAAAAGATTATAAACAATTTAGATGAATACTCCTACAGAAACAAGAGATATCACATCAATTTTGCGGTTGCCATTGTCTACTGTACCAAAAATATCGATCTTAGAGAGATAATAGACGTTAAAAGAAAAACGGACAAGTATATATCTCTGGATAAAAACCTATCTTGTGTTGTTTTTGACTGTATCGATTCCGAATCTTCCCAGAGAGCCGCTTTAAATCTTCAAAAACAGGTTGAAGAGAGCTGTCTGAGCGAGGACTTGTTTATGGAGGTAACTACATCTATTGAGTATGAAAGTGCTCCAAAAATGACCAATTATCTTTTTGACACGCTTGAAGAGTTTCTTTACCATATTGAGGTAGAGAGCAAGTTAGCTGCTATAAGCTGATCTAATCCCAATCATCCAAAGCGAATCCTTTTGGATTTGCATTCTCTTTTGTCTTGTTTATCTCCGGTTCGGTATCCTTTTGCTCACTTTTTTTGCGCAGCTGCTCCTCATACTTCAACTCTAAACCGTTGCTTGTCATCACAAAACCCTCTACTTTGATCTTACCCTCATGTATCGCTTTATGGTGCTCTTTACACAGCGGAACAAGATTATGCTTAGAGTCCTTGTGAAAGTGATCAATAAAGCCTTTTGCATCTGCCAATGATTTATGGTTTATATGATGTACGTCATCTGCCATTGCACCGCATATAATACATTTGGTCACATAGAGCTCTTTGTTGTATTTGCTCGTTTTTTTCTTAACAAGAAGTTCTAACTCGTCAAAATCCTTTGCAAGTCTTTTTCTGATCCTGTTTGCCGTATCTAAAAATTCGCTGTCCATATGAAGAGACTTTGCGAACTCCAGCCCGTATATACTGCTTCCGCTTCCTGCTTGAAGGACTCTGTTAAATATAAGCTTATCTGACATCTCATCATACTCTACGCTAAGGTGCAGATCTACGACGTTTTTAAGCGCTCTTATCTCCTGCATGGTTGAGAGCTGATGAAGATGTGTGGCAAAAAGAAATATAGAGCGCAGAGATGAGAGCTTGATGATGGCGCTTGAGACTATGGCAACGCCTGAGAGCGTCTCTGTTCCGTGGCTTATCTCATCTCCAAGGATCAGTGAGCGCACGGTTGCACGGTTAAAAATATTTTTAAGCTCCAGCATCTCAACGGCAAAAGTTGAGAGCCCTTTTGCAAGGTTGTCTCTTGATACGATCCTTGTAAAGAGAGAATCAAAAAGTGAGAACTTCATAACAGATGCACTTACAAAAAAACCTGCCTGAGCCATAAGTGTTGCAAGTCCGATACTCTTCATTAGTGAAGATTTTCCGCTTGAGTTTATGCCGTAGAGCAAGACTCCGTTGATCTGATGACCGTCATGGAGCGTAGAGTCGAGCATCACGGTTGTCGGGTGGGGAAGATCCATGTATGAGCGCTCCCCCATAACTATGTCGTTTGGAACATAGATACCGCTATTCTCCTGTATCTCTATAAGCGGGTGGCGAAGCTGCATTATCTGCATAAAATTTTCATCCGCTTCTACATCCACTATCATAGGTCTTGAGTGTTTGTACATCTCGGCTGCTTTTGATGAGCTGACACCTACATCCAAGTCGGCGACATAGTTTATCACCCTATCAAAAAGAAGAGAGTATCTTCTCTCATAAACACCTTGAAGCTGAATAAATCTCTCTTTTGCAAGAGTGATTATTTTGCGGCGGTTTTTCATAATAGTATCTGAGATGTCATCGGTGAAGCTGGATGTTATCTTTACGTTGTTTGTCAGTTTTTTAACCGCAAAATCTTTAAAATCCTCAGATCTTTTAAACTCAGACTCTATCATCGAAAATCTGTTTTTGCTAAGAGAGATATAGTAGCCCTCTTTTTCTAAAAAGCCTAAAGTGACCAATTTTGAGCTGCTTAGTGCATTGGCATCCTCAAGCATAAGCTCGATCTTTGAGACGATCTCTTCAAATGCCTTAAAAAAGGTTCTGTTCTCTTTTACCAAAGTGTCGATCGTCTCATCGACACCACTCATTAAGAAGTTCTCATCTACCGTTGCATTTGTAAAACGGCGGGATACATCCAGATCTATGCTCTTGGCAATATCTCTTAAAAACTCATCGACTTCGCTTTCGTGAAAGGGTATCTTTTGTATCTTATGTTTTTTGGCATATCGTATCAGCTCTTTGACACTCAGCATCGAGTCGTAGATGTGGTTCATCTCAAAAGGGTGCAACTTGCCAAGATCGAGTCTGCGTGAGAGTCTCTCAAGATCATAAACTCCGCGCATTATCTCATCAAGATATCTTGTATGTGATGAGACCTTCTCTATTAAGTCGTATCTTCTCTCAAGCTCCTCCCTCTCCATAATAGGGTTTAAGAGTCTCTCTTTTAGAAGTCTTCGCCCTATTGCCGTTGCACTCTTATCAAGCATCTTTAAAAGAGTGAACTCTTTTTTATCTCTTGAGATAACGCCCATCTGTTCAAGCGCGCTGTTTCCAAGGTACATAAAACGGCGGTTGTCTATTATTTTTGGATAATCCAGTTTCTGAATGATGTGGATGTCGTGTTCGATCACAAAGTCAATAAGTATCGCGAGCGACTCGGTAATCATCGGACTTCTCTCAAGGTCTAGATGCTCTATGGCAGATAGTAGAGATTGAATTTGATATACCTCGCGAAAAAGCTTGTTTTGAAACTCGATTTTTTCTCTTTTGTTGTTTACGCTGTAGTTGTAATGCTCGGGAATTTCAAGATAGTGCATGACACGGCGCTGGTCATCGACTCCGTCCAAAAATGTCACAACAACTTCTGAAGTGCGGTAGGTGTTTAGCAGATTAAATAGCTCATCTAATGCATAAGAGGGGTCTTCGCTTGTTCCGTGACTCTCATATAACCATGTTTTTCCTGTAGTTACGTCGATCGCGCTGTAGCCTACTGTATATATGCCTTTATGTTTGTCAATCAAAATTGATGCTATATAGTTATCGTCATTGTCGATGATGTAGTCAAAATTTGTTCCCGGAGAGACTATCTGTGAGACATATCGGCTTATTTTTGGAGGATTTCCCTTCTGCTTTATAACTACTACGGTGTATTTCTGCTCCGAAATAAGACGGCTTAGGTATCTCTCAAAAGAGACAGCAGGAACTCCTGCTAAGAGAGGGTTTTTATCGCTATTTTCAATGATGTTTTTATTTTTTTTGGTCAACTGGATATTTAAGAGTTCGGCGATCTCTTTTGCTTTTCCGACCTGCTCTTCGTCGTTGTTTATCTCATAAACTTCAAAGAAGGTCCCTATCTCCATAAAAACAACGGTATCTCGCCCGTACTTCTCTTCAAAATACCTCTGCAGCTCAAAATATACTTGAGTAAGAAGCTTCTCTTTGTTGTTTAAAATAGAGTTTATCTCAGATGCAAACATAAATCACTTTTATCTTTATTTTTAATAAAGTGGATTATATCACAAAGAGTATTTAATAAAAAGTAACACCTCTATTAAAATATAAGATAAATTTATGACATTTTATTGACAACAAAATAAAACTTTACTATAATCACAAAAAACAAAATCTAATAATAGGGAATCTAATCTATGAACATCAAAATAGCTCTGGCACTAACGCTGGCAACTGCCCTCTTCTCTCAAGATATAAAAACTACAATCAACG from Sulfurimonas crateris carries:
- a CDS encoding efflux RND transporter periplasmic adaptor subunit, which translates into the protein MIKILFGVLFSLLSLNAQDVYANFFVEPLKDAALAFHAGGIVKEVRAEVSSSVKKGDLLAVLANDDIKALLDVAKAELANAEVEYKYAARDYERQQKVRHLIDEARFDIYALAYEKSKTALELAKANLTYREALYKKSMLYAPFEGVVYEKSVEIGDVVTEMAPKVVLKLQSRVERKLVLEFDQKYWQDVKIGQSFRYKVDGDEKEHRGVITKLYPHVDKQSRKLHAEVEVKGFAAGLFGDGYIETKK
- a CDS encoding TolC family protein — its product is MIKLLFLMLPFLAAAESLQSILEYAYQNNNNIKSSKYIKESKLQEVESKKSGYLPTVDIGASYTNTSDRTVFQIKDVYAGYAKAEFDIYDGGARSALVQKAKDEFSSSLHDEESLKQELSLEIVGDFYTILTLQASLRAKEDAKKSLHEQLERVKQFRGAGLATEDDVERLRASYERALYEIESLSYELLERKSSLELKVGREIESFDDSHFKEVDISDIETKDAIKSLIYKERALKNSADAIESIYYPNIKAEDTYTVYEYGDIAEDHFAKIDRQNVFMLTLNMRIFDYSATKEQRDSLLLNAKALNEKIKYMSKEQKLRYGLSKERIKSAKVKIKSAKSSLVAASSAFKTINEKYSAGLVDYVIYLDALSAKTDATSLYESSLNDLQVAYAAYYFYSGRNLEEFIQ
- a CDS encoding RidA family protein, producing the protein MKFVQTNKAPSAIGPYSQAVVANGMVFTSGQIALTPEGVMLENDVVIQTKQVLKNLQAVLEEAGASMQSVIKTTIFLDSMDDFVTVNEIYAQAFGSHKPARSTVAVRTLPKNALVEIDAVALVQ
- a CDS encoding thioredoxin family protein, whose amino-acid sequence is MRYLLLVMLFVFNLSAFDWPSDYDEALAEAKKEKKDIYLFIGSEYCRYCEKFEKEVLSQDEVIQRLKKSYVLIYLSRDIDDIPSHLETTPVPRHYFLTKDGKVILTTIGGRSVEGFYELLDEVKEAKEF
- the dapE gene encoding succinyl-diaminopimelate desuccinylase; this translates as MKTLELFKYMVEQKSETPDDGGLLDFIESYLDDFKAVRVDVEGVKNLFIYKKFSEGEHLCFAGHVDVVPVGNGWNTNPYEAVEKDGYIYGRGTQDMKSGVAAFVQALKETKDFKGTLSALLTSDEEGEGTYGTIEVLKYLKENSMLPDAAVVAEPTCEVEFGDAIKVGRRGSINGYITIKGKQGHAAYPEKSINPIDLIAPRLSNMAGMDLDNGDEFFAPSKFVITDIRAGMQVTNVTPNELKLMFNVRNTTLTSQKEVREFVAKNLEGVDYELKLTQGSYPFKTDTDTKLVRNIDGAVEKVTGIKPKHSTAGGTSDARHMAPMGIDVVEFGVINDTIHAVNERTTAKEVESLYEVFKNLIDTWE
- a CDS encoding MutS-related protein — protein: MFASEINSILNNKEKLLTQVYFELQRYFEEKYGRDTVVFMEIGTFFEVYEINNDEEQVGKAKEIAELLNIQLTKKNKNIIENSDKNPLLAGVPAVSFERYLSRLISEQKYTVVVIKQKGNPPKISRYVSQIVSPGTNFDYIIDNDDNYIASILIDKHKGIYTVGYSAIDVTTGKTWLYESHGTSEDPSYALDELFNLLNTYRTSEVVVTFLDGVDDQRRVMHYLEIPEHYNYSVNNKREKIEFQNKLFREVYQIQSLLSAIEHLDLERSPMITESLAILIDFVIEHDIHIIQKLDYPKIIDNRRFMYLGNSALEQMGVISRDKKEFTLLKMLDKSATAIGRRLLKERLLNPIMEREELERRYDLIEKVSSHTRYLDEIMRGVYDLERLSRRLDLGKLHPFEMNHIYDSMLSVKELIRYAKKHKIQKIPFHESEVDEFLRDIAKSIDLDVSRRFTNATVDENFLMSGVDETIDTLVKENRTFFKAFEEIVSKIELMLEDANALSSSKLVTLGFLEKEGYYISLSKNRFSMIESEFKRSEDFKDFAVKKLTNNVKITSSFTDDISDTIMKNRRKIITLAKERFIQLQGVYERRYSLLFDRVINYVADLDVGVSSSKAAEMYKHSRPMIVDVEADENFMQIMQLRHPLIEIQENSGIYVPNDIVMGERSYMDLPHPTTVMLDSTLHDGHQINGVLLYGINSSGKSSLMKSIGLATLMAQAGFFVSASVMKFSLFDSLFTRIVSRDNLAKGLSTFAVEMLELKNIFNRATVRSLILGDEISHGTETLSGVAIVSSAIIKLSSLRSIFLFATHLHQLSTMQEIRALKNVVDLHLSVEYDEMSDKLIFNRVLQAGSGSSIYGLEFAKSLHMDSEFLDTANRIRKRLAKDFDELELLVKKKTSKYNKELYVTKCIICGAMADDVHHINHKSLADAKGFIDHFHKDSKHNLVPLCKEHHKAIHEGKIKVEGFVMTSNGLELKYEEQLRKKSEQKDTEPEINKTKENANPKGFALDDWD